CCTCTGTGTACCTAGTGATGTCATCATGCaaacatgttaatattattgtttcttTGTACAATGTTCAGTCCATTACAAAAAACGTTGAGACCAAACACACAGCTGGAATTTACAGAGTTATCCAAGATTAATAGTCAGTCAACATCCTATAGAGTGACAAGAGCAGCACATTTGAAGAACCCAGAAAGACTTTATTTAACTTCACTTCAACTGTTTATTTGAACAGATACAAAAGATTGGATTATCTGTACCTCAACGCAGGAATCATGCCTAACCCCAGAGTAGACTTCAAAGCCTTTTATAAAGGCCTGTTCTCCAGGTACATTTAATGCATGTCTTTCTACTGTATATAGCTGTGCACTGTATGATAAAACGCTATTATCtgaaaacattgtatatttCTACCCTACAGAAATGTGGTTCGTATGTTTGCAACGGGGGAGGGTATTCTGACCCAGGAAGATAAGGTCACACCCGATGGTTTGCAAGAGGTGTTTTCTACTAATCTTTTTGGTCATTTTCTTCTGGTAAGTTGCCAAACGATATCAAAGTTAGTTTGTTTTTCACAACACGTCAATTATTAACACATCTAGACTTCTTTCCATTGTTTCTGTGACCGCATTATCTTGTTGTGGTAGGAGCCATCATCTGTTTCTAGATTAACCATGAAACGCACAGTCAAGTGAATCACCAGACCAGTGTCATCATTTTGCTTTGTATTTTATCCTCATATAAAATGCCGCATTTCACCGTTGTCAACAGCTTTTTTACTGGCAGCCACCCTAATCAATAATTCATCTGAATGTCTCTGGTACTCAAGTTATTTTTGAGTCTTTGCAACCCTGTGCTACCTTGTTAACTAATTTAAGAGCTCCTTCATTGGTATGCAGTAAGACACCTGGTCAATAGGGTTGAAAGCTGCCTCTACACATGTTTCTTCATAGAAATAATGACAAATGCTTATTCTGCATATAAcaataattcatattaaaatgtaattattaatcAAAGTGCATAATATATCATACCTctatataaatagttataggctaccttttcaaatattttgaaaaacaaacttatttttaatttttcattaacattttataaagataATAAAGTCAAAATCTAAACTTTGCTTTACTTTCCATCTTAAAAGAAGCCACCCCTTTGCTttagattttataaaaaatgtactgttgACGTTTTATCAGCCAGCTTTCCATTTTATCTCGCCATtcaatgctttttaaacagtattagAAGGAATTACTTTCTATTGTGGGCTCCTATTGTTTTGATTATCaaattccaaaatattttttaataaaattgtagttttcttataaaataaatgaacatgtgCGCACAATTGTACAGCATTGTAAAggtattttctttcttttaaaggtccagtgtgtaattttttgggaggatctttttataaaatgcagtataatataaataactatgtcttcagaggtgtataaagaccttacataatgaagcgttatgtttttattaccttagagctatttttatatacaaacatGTAAAGAGGGAGACACTGCAGAGAGTAGAGATTCCAAGTGCaggttgtttattaaaagccaATGGGTAAACAATCCAAAGACAGCAGGCAAATCGTAGTCAAGGGCAAGCCTTGACTAAATCCAAAAACCATGAGACAGTCCAACCACACGACAAAACAAGAGGGTAATCCTGAGCGCATGGACTGAGCCATTgtttgcaattcgcaacctcgccactagatgccgctaaaatcttcacattgctcctttaagtatatactttcaaatgaaattaatttttgagattatgagaaacatttcagtcaagtttgcaaacattttgaaacaGTAGTGTGTAGTATGTAGTTATATCGAACtatatacttacatttacatttatgcatttggcagacgcttttatccaaagggactgaCTTTGCataatactatacatttgtatttgagtatgtgcaatccttgGCATTgcacccatgaccttggcattgatagcgccatgctctaaccactacagctacaggaaagctgtatggaactattgtaaatatattatttctaTAGACTTAACATTAATACTACAGCTGTCTTCACTGaactaaactttgtttttttgcagttcTATTTGGTGCTTCTAGTGGGGCAGGAGTAAACAGGACTTTCTCTGATTCCTTTCTCTATTTTTTTACCATCTGACAGGTGAGGGAGCTGGAACCCTTATTGTGCCAGACCGATCACAACTCTCTAGCGATCTGGACATCGTCCAGTAATGCTCAACGCACTGCCTTTAGTCTAGATGACATTCAGCATCAGAAAGGCCGTGAACCCTACAGCTCCTCGAAATACGCATCTGACCTGCTAAGTCTAGCACTTAACCGTCGCTACAACAGCCACGTGAGTAAGACAACAGTGCTTAAGAGCATCCCTCacagtttgtttaaattaatgttaaaatttaTTGTTACAATAAATGTACATCGAAAAGGACTTGCCTTGCattgtgagttttttttaaatatgtgtgattataatgcattattttacAGATGACTTAATAAACACTActaaataaactgtaataatcCCTTTACAGGGTGTGTTTTCATCAGTGATATGCCCTGGATTGGTGATGACTAACCTCACTTATGGCATTCTACCATCATTCTTCTGGACCCTCATCATGCCAATAATGTGGCTGGTATGTTACCagtttgctgttgttttggaTTATCAACTTCATGGTGTAGGCTAGAATTAATGTCTGCTAACCGTTTGTGTGTCCTGTTTTATCAGATAAGGATATTCACCAATACGTTTACCCTCACGCCTTATAATGGAGCAGAAGCATTGGTATGTACCAGGACCCCCAAAATGTTCATAGCCTCACTCCAAAGAACCCTTACGGACAATCAAAAATATTTCGTATTACTTGGAATATATCTTGTAATACATGTTCAacacattataattttatatacatttatatacacatgTTTCAAGTGTTGCATGCCGGTTGTAGAAATGATTCCCCTTTTTTCTCATAGTGTCATAGCTCTCCTCTAGTGTCAGTTTTCatccattgttttttattacacaGTTTTGGCTGTTCATGCAGAAACCTGAGTCACTGGACCCGATGGCTAAATACCACAGTTTGACCTCTGGGCTCGGAAACAGTTACACTCTTCCTCGCAAGGTCAGAACTGATAATCCCCTGTAGTGTTGCCTCTCTTCTCTATTTATTTGAGCCTTTTTTGTTATAGAATTATACTTCACGACAAACTGACATTTATATCGTAAATTATATTCTGAATTGTAGACTTTGTGTGTTCAACTTTTAATCTAACTTTCTTTATGGCATTGATTAACCATGGTGCTTAACATAATTTCACtgtcaatttattttgttatatatatgtttCCAGATGGATATTGATGAAAACATGTCAGAAGCCCTCTATGCAAAGTTACAAGAACTTGAAGATACAGTGCGGAGGAGACTAAAAGAGGAGCATCTCGATATCAAAGAAAAAAGCTGAGGCACACTGATGACTATTGGAACCCTTAATCGACCTTTTTGATGTGATACCGGAAAGGTCTTATTCCAAGTGCTTTAATAGGGAAAAAAACTCTTAACAGGCCTTATATACAGAGGTTGGACAAAACAATATGAACAAGGGGTGTTATGTGTGTTAATATTAATTGTGTAGGCTACTGTTGAAAAAAATGTTGCGGTTATCTTCTGTTACTTCATTTTGTCTGGGTTGCTTGCCAAATCAAggcttttaaatgtgttgttccAGAACAAATGTTCAGACAGGTAATTACAAGAAATGGGTGACTTGTCAGATTTCCAATGGGGACAAATTATGCAAGGCCATTTAGCAGGAACATTTGACCAAAAGTCTCCACAATTATAAGAGGATTGAGAAGCAGGCTCCCTGTTCCAACGTCCCACATTGAATGTAATGTTGATGgtgtttacattattttgtccagcccctgtgtgtgtgtgtgtgtgtgtgtgtgtgtgtgtgtgtgtatactgtatacagtggATATAGAAAAGAATCACCCCCCTtcaaaataatcacattttgtTGCTTTGCAGCTTGAAATGAAGATGGACACCGTTTTTGTTTTATCCAACTGTATTTACTCGATGAAACTTATAGCATCCAAGAGAAAGACATAACACcaacatattattaaaaaaaaaactgagtcAGTTGGAAAAAGGATCACCCCCTACAAATGACTTGCAAACTCAATCAGGTTTAGCTCATGATCTTACTAAATGGCACACAAAGCCATCTAACTTTTAACTGTAGTCATTTTGATAAGCTCAGCATGAAAAGAGCTTTTCCTAGAGCATTTCAGTCCTTTATGGTACCTGTGGCAAACAATCATCTATGGGTGGCAAGGCACTGTCCAAAGATCTCTGGGAAAAAGTTGTGAACAGATACAAGTCAGGAGATggatacaaaaatatttccaaGGCTTAATCAATGCCAAATAGTA
This DNA window, taken from Triplophysa dalaica isolate WHDGS20190420 chromosome 6, ASM1584641v1, whole genome shotgun sequence, encodes the following:
- the hsd17b7 gene encoding 3-keto-steroid reductase, coding for MMKVVLVTGANSGIGLALCERLLNEDVHLQLCLACRNMQRAEAARQALLVSHPRAHISLLHLDVGNMHSVIRAAEEFKTKYKRLDYLYLNAGIMPNPRVDFKAFYKGLFSRNVVRMFATGEGILTQEDKVTPDGLQEVFSTNLFGHFLLVRELEPLLCQTDHNSLAIWTSSSNAQRTAFSLDDIQHQKGREPYSSSKYASDLLSLALNRRYNSHGVFSSVICPGLVMTNLTYGILPSFFWTLIMPIMWLIRIFTNTFTLTPYNGAEALFWLFMQKPESLDPMAKYHSLTSGLGNSYTLPRKMDIDENMSEALYAKLQELEDTVRRRLKEEHLDIKEKS